A window of Drosophila subobscura isolate 14011-0131.10 chromosome E, UCBerk_Dsub_1.0, whole genome shotgun sequence contains these coding sequences:
- the LOC117889767 gene encoding lamin-C isoform X2 produces MSARRVTLNTRVSRASTSTPVGGASTSSRLGATSPTSPTRTTRIQEKEELQHLNDRLACYIDRMRNLENENSRLTQELHLSQDTVNRETSNLKAVYEKELAAARKLLDETAKEKAKLEIDIKRLWEENDDLKPRLEKKTKEANVAENNARLYESRYNEVNGKYNQALADRKKFEDQLKEVTLENERLRRQLDDLRKQLEAETLARVDLENQNQSLREELAFKDQVHSQELTETRSRRQIEISEIDGRLSRQYEAKLQQSLQELRDQYEGQMRVNREEIEQLYDNEIQNLKAAVSRAAQGSAHATEEVRLMRTKIDGLNGKLQDLETTNAGLNARIRELENLLDTERQRHNQYIASLEAELQRMRDEMAHQLQEYQDLMDIKVSLDLEIAAYDKLLCGEERRLNIESPGRPGTDSGISSSNGTHLSASGGSRSGRVTPSGRRSATPGISGSTAVKRRRTVIDESEDRTLSEYSVNAAAKGDLEIIEADVEGRFIKLHNKGTEEINLTGWQLTRIAGDEELAFKFSRGSKVLGGASVTIWSVDAGTAHDPPNNLVMKKKWPVATSMRSVLANADKEVRVLSIYNTCATCDICRPCRHLEFVLDQMLPATTVSVLTFPATSPGTAAVGRRAQALPSVPELAPLA; encoded by the exons ATGTCCGCTCGCCGCGTCACCCTCAACACACGCGTCTCGCGCGCCTCCACCTCTACGCCGGTGGGTGGAGCATCCACCTCCTCGCGTTTGGGGGCCACCAGTCCCACTTCGCCCACGCGCACCACTCGCAtccaggagaaggaggagctgcagcatctgAACGATCGCCTGGCCTGTTACATCGATCGCATGCGCAATCTGGAGAACGAGAACAGTCGCCTCACACAGGAGCTGCATCTCTCCCAGGACACCGTCAACAGGGAGACCTCCAACCTGAAGGCCGTCTACGAGAAGGAGCTGGCCGCCGCCCGCAAGCTGCTCGACGAAACGGCCAAGGAGAAGGCCAAACTGGAGATCGATATCAAGCGTTTGTGGGAGGAGAACGACGACTTGAAGCCCAG ACTCGAGAAGAAGACGAAGGAGGCCAATGTGGCGGAGAACAATGCCCGCCTCTATGAATCTCGGTACAACGAAGTGAATGGCAAATACAACCAGGCCCTGGCCGATCGCAAGAAGTTCGAGGATCAGTTGAAGGAGGTCACTCTCGAGAATGAGCGCCTGCGCCGCCAGTTGGACGATCTgcgcaagcagctggaggccgAGACCCTCGCCAGGGTCGACCTggagaaccagaaccagagcctgCGCGAGGAGCTGGCCTTCAAGGATCAGGTGCACTCGCAGGAGCTGACCGAGACCCGGTCACGTCGCCAGATCGAGATCAGCGAGATCGACGGCCGTCTGTCGCGCCAGTACGAGGCGAAGCTGCAGCAATCCCTCCAGGAGCTGCGCGACCAGTACGAGGGCCAGATGCGCGTCAATCGCGAGGAGATCGAGCAGCTGTACGACAACGAGATCCAGAACCTGAAGGCCGCCGTCTCCAGGGCTGCCCAGGGATCGGCCCACGCCACCGAGGAGGTCCGTCTCATGCGCACCAAGATCGACGGCCTCAATGGCAAGCTGCAGGACCTGGAGACCACCAATGCTGGTCTGAAT GCTCGCATCAGGGAGCTGGAGAACCTCCTGGACACGGAGAGGCAGCGCCACAACCAGTACATTGCCTCGCTGGAGGCCGAGCTGCAGCGCATGCGCGACGAGATGGCCCACCAGCTGCAGGAGTACCAGGATCTGATGGACATCAAGGTGTCCCTGGACCTCGAGATTGCCGCCTACGACAAGTTGCTGTGCGGCGAGGAGCGTCGCCTCAACATCGAGTCCCCCGGCCGCCCCGGCACCGACTCGGGCATCTCCAGCAGCAATGGCACCCATCTGAGTGCCAGCGGTGGCTCGCGATCGGGACGCGTCACACCCAGCGGCCGTCGCTCGGCCACGCCTGGAATCTCCGGCTCGACTGCCGTCAAGCGGCGCCGCACGGTGATCGACGAGAGCGAGGACCGCACACTGTCCGAGTACTCGGTGAATGCCGCCGCCAAGGGTGACCTGGAGATCATTGAGGCCGACGTCGAGGGACGGTTCATCAAGCTGCACAACAAGGGCACCGAGGAGATCAATCTCACTGGCTGGCAGCTGACCCGCATCGCCGGTGACGAGGAGCTGGCCTTCAAGTTCTCGCGCGGCTCGAAGGTGCTGGGTGGAGCCAGTGTAACCATTTGGTCTGTGGATGCCGGCACCGCCCACGATCCCCCAAACAATTTGGTGATGAAGAAGAAGTGGCCGGTGGCCACCTCGATGCGCTCCGTCCTGGCCAACGCCGACAAAGAGGTGAGAGTCTTGTCGATATACAACACGTGCGCCACTTGCGACATCTGCCGCCCCTGCAGACATCTCGAGTTTGTGCTCGACCA GATGTTGCCAGCTACGACCGTGTCCGTGCTAACGTTTCCAGCCACGTCTCCCGGCACCGCAGCAGTGGGACGCCGAGCACAGGCTTTACCCTCGGTTCCGGAGCTGGCTCCACTGGCGTAA
- the LOC117889767 gene encoding lamin-C isoform X1 → MSARRVTLNTRVSRASTSTPVGGASTSSRLGATSPTSPTRTTRIQEKEELQHLNDRLACYIDRMRNLENENSRLTQELHLSQDTVNRETSNLKAVYEKELAAARKLLDETAKEKAKLEIDIKRLWEENDDLKPRLEKKTKEANVAENNARLYESRYNEVNGKYNQALADRKKFEDQLKEVTLENERLRRQLDDLRKQLEAETLARVDLENQNQSLREELAFKDQVHSQELTETRSRRQIEISEIDGRLSRQYEAKLQQSLQELRDQYEGQMRVNREEIEQLYDNEIQNLKAAVSRAAQGSAHATEEVRLMRTKIDGLNGKLQDLETTNAGLNARIRELENLLDTERQRHNQYIASLEAELQRMRDEMAHQLQEYQDLMDIKVSLDLEIAAYDKLLCGEERRLNIESPGRPGTDSGISSSNGTHLSASGGSRSGRVTPSGRRSATPGISGSTAVKRRRTVIDESEDRTLSEYSVNAAAKGDLEIIEADVEGRFIKLHNKGTEEINLTGWQLTRIAGDEELAFKFSRGSKVLGGASVTIWSVDAGTAHDPPNNLVMKKKWPVATSMRSVLANADKEDVASYDRVRANVSSHVSRHRSSGTPSTGFTLGSGAGSTGVRSLFSLLF, encoded by the exons ATGTCCGCTCGCCGCGTCACCCTCAACACACGCGTCTCGCGCGCCTCCACCTCTACGCCGGTGGGTGGAGCATCCACCTCCTCGCGTTTGGGGGCCACCAGTCCCACTTCGCCCACGCGCACCACTCGCAtccaggagaaggaggagctgcagcatctgAACGATCGCCTGGCCTGTTACATCGATCGCATGCGCAATCTGGAGAACGAGAACAGTCGCCTCACACAGGAGCTGCATCTCTCCCAGGACACCGTCAACAGGGAGACCTCCAACCTGAAGGCCGTCTACGAGAAGGAGCTGGCCGCCGCCCGCAAGCTGCTCGACGAAACGGCCAAGGAGAAGGCCAAACTGGAGATCGATATCAAGCGTTTGTGGGAGGAGAACGACGACTTGAAGCCCAG ACTCGAGAAGAAGACGAAGGAGGCCAATGTGGCGGAGAACAATGCCCGCCTCTATGAATCTCGGTACAACGAAGTGAATGGCAAATACAACCAGGCCCTGGCCGATCGCAAGAAGTTCGAGGATCAGTTGAAGGAGGTCACTCTCGAGAATGAGCGCCTGCGCCGCCAGTTGGACGATCTgcgcaagcagctggaggccgAGACCCTCGCCAGGGTCGACCTggagaaccagaaccagagcctgCGCGAGGAGCTGGCCTTCAAGGATCAGGTGCACTCGCAGGAGCTGACCGAGACCCGGTCACGTCGCCAGATCGAGATCAGCGAGATCGACGGCCGTCTGTCGCGCCAGTACGAGGCGAAGCTGCAGCAATCCCTCCAGGAGCTGCGCGACCAGTACGAGGGCCAGATGCGCGTCAATCGCGAGGAGATCGAGCAGCTGTACGACAACGAGATCCAGAACCTGAAGGCCGCCGTCTCCAGGGCTGCCCAGGGATCGGCCCACGCCACCGAGGAGGTCCGTCTCATGCGCACCAAGATCGACGGCCTCAATGGCAAGCTGCAGGACCTGGAGACCACCAATGCTGGTCTGAAT GCTCGCATCAGGGAGCTGGAGAACCTCCTGGACACGGAGAGGCAGCGCCACAACCAGTACATTGCCTCGCTGGAGGCCGAGCTGCAGCGCATGCGCGACGAGATGGCCCACCAGCTGCAGGAGTACCAGGATCTGATGGACATCAAGGTGTCCCTGGACCTCGAGATTGCCGCCTACGACAAGTTGCTGTGCGGCGAGGAGCGTCGCCTCAACATCGAGTCCCCCGGCCGCCCCGGCACCGACTCGGGCATCTCCAGCAGCAATGGCACCCATCTGAGTGCCAGCGGTGGCTCGCGATCGGGACGCGTCACACCCAGCGGCCGTCGCTCGGCCACGCCTGGAATCTCCGGCTCGACTGCCGTCAAGCGGCGCCGCACGGTGATCGACGAGAGCGAGGACCGCACACTGTCCGAGTACTCGGTGAATGCCGCCGCCAAGGGTGACCTGGAGATCATTGAGGCCGACGTCGAGGGACGGTTCATCAAGCTGCACAACAAGGGCACCGAGGAGATCAATCTCACTGGCTGGCAGCTGACCCGCATCGCCGGTGACGAGGAGCTGGCCTTCAAGTTCTCGCGCGGCTCGAAGGTGCTGGGTGGAGCCAGTGTAACCATTTGGTCTGTGGATGCCGGCACCGCCCACGATCCCCCAAACAATTTGGTGATGAAGAAGAAGTGGCCGGTGGCCACCTCGATGCGCTCCGTCCTGGCCAACGCCGACAAAGAG GATGTTGCCAGCTACGACCGTGTCCGTGCTAACGTTTCCAGCCACGTCTCCCGGCACCGCAGCAGTGGGACGCCGAGCACAGGCTTTACCCTCGGTTCCGGAGCTGGCTCCACTGGCGTAAGAAGTCTCTTCTCCCTGCTCTTCTAA